A portion of the Nitrospira sp. genome contains these proteins:
- a CDS encoding purine-binding chemotaxis protein CheW: MSADGTSGITSETQQIGLATDGSQFLTFSLGDELYGVDILRVQEIKGYTTVTKIPNTPSHIKGVLNLRGTIVPIIELRTKFGMPMIDYTMFTVIVVVVVQDKVMGLVVDAVSDVLNIATKDIQSPPEFGQKVDVSFLNGIGKSGDKLVSLLDMDRLLTDREMQESGATTQAA, from the coding sequence ATGTCGGCAGATGGGACATCTGGCATCACGAGCGAGACGCAGCAAATCGGACTGGCGACCGACGGCAGTCAATTCCTCACCTTTAGTCTCGGCGACGAACTGTATGGAGTCGATATTCTCCGGGTGCAGGAGATCAAGGGCTACACCACCGTCACCAAGATTCCGAATACCCCGTCACATATCAAAGGGGTGCTCAACTTGCGCGGCACGATCGTGCCGATCATCGAACTGCGGACGAAGTTCGGTATGCCGATGATCGACTACACGATGTTCACCGTCATCGTGGTGGTGGTCGTGCAGGACAAAGTCATGGGGTTAGTCGTGGATGCGGTGTCGGACGTCTTGAACATTGCAACGAAGGATATCCAGTCGCCGCCGGAATTCGGGCAAAAGGTAGATGTCAGTTTTCTGAACGGAATCGGCAAATCCGGCGACAAGCTGGTGTCGTTGTTGGATATGGATCGCCTGCTGACCGACCGCGAAATGCAGGAGTCCGGTGCTACGACGCAAGCCGCCTAG
- a CDS encoding PAS domain-containing protein, with translation MNEWCKALNRVQAVCECDLDGTFIVANDYFLTLLGCTLNEIKGKHRRVFSDPAQMEQPAFQAYWDKVKRGESGSCIYKWVGKGGKEVWVQAMGASVISVLGKPVKIIEFAIDVTQQQLELEDLRDELNARVDIMNTTSIVSEANLKGDILTVNDKYIDISKYSKQELIGSPHSITRHPDMPKDVFKAMWQTIGRGQIFRGVIKNRAKDGSPYYVDAVIKPILGKNGKPRKYLGVRYDLTEQEIQRHNMKGIVDAIDKSYICVEFTLEGAVLTANENFLKTMGYRLDEIKGRHHRMFCDPAYTNSDGYTALWQKLNRGEFDTGVYRRLGKDGKEV, from the coding sequence ATGAATGAGTGGTGCAAAGCTCTCAATAGGGTTCAAGCCGTTTGCGAATGCGATCTCGACGGGACTTTCATTGTCGCCAATGACTATTTCCTGACCCTGCTCGGCTGTACGCTCAACGAGATCAAGGGTAAACATCGGCGAGTGTTCAGCGATCCGGCACAGATGGAGCAGCCGGCGTTCCAAGCGTATTGGGACAAGGTGAAGCGCGGAGAGTCCGGCTCCTGCATCTATAAGTGGGTGGGGAAGGGCGGCAAGGAAGTCTGGGTGCAAGCCATGGGCGCCTCCGTGATCAGCGTCCTCGGCAAACCGGTCAAGATCATTGAGTTCGCCATTGACGTGACCCAGCAACAACTTGAGCTTGAGGATCTCCGGGATGAACTCAACGCCCGCGTCGATATCATGAATACGACCAGCATTGTGTCGGAAGCCAATCTCAAAGGCGATATCCTCACCGTCAACGACAAGTACATCGATATCTCCAAATACTCGAAACAAGAATTGATAGGTAGCCCGCACAGCATCACCAGGCATCCCGATATGCCCAAAGACGTGTTCAAGGCCATGTGGCAGACGATCGGGCGGGGGCAGATTTTCCGCGGTGTCATCAAAAATCGAGCGAAGGACGGATCGCCGTACTATGTGGATGCGGTGATCAAGCCGATTCTCGGCAAGAACGGCAAGCCTCGCAAATATCTGGGGGTGCGTTACGACCTCACCGAGCAAGAGATCCAGCGTCATAACATGAAGGGGATCGTGGATGCGATCGATAAATCGTACATCTGCGTCGAGTTCACGCTGGAAGGAGCGGTTCTGACGGCGAACGAGAATTTTCTGAAGACCATGGGATACCGGCTCGATGAGATCAAAGGCCGACATCATCGTATGTTTTGCGATCCGGCCTACACGAACAGCGACGGATACACCGCCTTGTGGCAGAAGTTGAATCGCGGCGAGTTCGATACGGGCGTCTATCGGCGGCTGGGCAAGGACGGCAAGGAGGTATGA